The proteins below come from a single Miscanthus floridulus cultivar M001 chromosome 1, ASM1932011v1, whole genome shotgun sequence genomic window:
- the LOC136548203 gene encoding cytochrome P450 87A3-like: MEALQVSYAILGCISTLVVGWLLHWVYKWMHPPCNGKLPPGSMGFPIVGETFQFFQPSPSLDIPNFYKERLNRYGPVFKTSLVGQPVVVSLDAELNRFIFQQEGKLFRSWYPDTSNSIFGKESINSYDGILHRYVRSLAARDFGLNNLKGAFLTEMADVVASSLQAWAAQPSIEVKEAISNMIFDMTAKKLIGFDVARARELRKNYESFFQGLIAFPLYVPGTTFYQCMQGRKKVQSVLKELLKKRLSAPDKRHGDLLDIVVDDLQSEKPVATEKFAIDAIAALLFASFATIASTLTVAMKFLTDNSKVVEALTEEHETILKKREGVDSSITWDEYKSMTFTAQVMNEITRVGNVAPGIFRKSLKDVQVNGYTIPAGWLVMISPMAVHLNPRLFEDPLTFNPWRWQDDNKSTLLRNFMPFGGGIRLCVGAEFSKVLIALFLHTLVTNYRWREVKGGDVLRISEIVFPQGYHIQLLPRT; the protein is encoded by the exons ATGGAAGCACTGCAGGTTTCATATGCTATTCTAGGTTGTATTAGCACACTTGTGGTAGGATGGCTGCTGCACTGGGTGTACAAGTGGATGCACCCTCCGTGCAACGGCAAGCTTCCTCCTGGCTCTATGGGGTTCCCTATTGTAGGTGAGACCTTCCAGTTCTTCCAACCGAGCCCTTCCTTGGATATCCCAAACTTTTACAAAGAAAGATTGAACAG GTACGGTCCTGTGTTCAAGACGAGCCTGGTGGGGCAACCGGTGGTGGTGTCCCTGGACGCGGAGCTGAACAGGTTCATCTTCCAGCAGGAGGGCAAGCTGTTCCGGAGCTGGTACCCGGACACCTCCAACAGCATCTTCGGCAAGGAGAGCATCAATTCCTACGACGGCATCCTCCACCGCTACGTCCGCAGCCTTGCCGCACGCGACTTCGGCCTCAACAACCTCAAGGGGGCCTTCCTCACGGAGATGGCCGACGTCGTCGCCAGCAGCCTCCAAGCATGGGCGGCACAGCCCAGCATCGAGGTCAAGGAGGCCATCTCAAAT ATGATCTTTGACATGACGGCAAAGAAGCTGATCGGTTTCGACGTTGCAAGGGCTAGAGAATTGCGGAAGAATTATGAATCATTTTTCCAGGGTCTAATCGCCTTCCCGTTGTATGTTCCTGGGACAACATTCTACCAATGCATGCAG GGAAGGAAAAAGGTGCAGAGTGTTCTCAAAGAACTTCTGAAGAAAAGGCTAAGTGCCCCCGACAAACGACATGGGGACCTTCTTGACATAGTTGTTGACGATCTGCAAAGTGAAAAGCCAGTGGCGACTGAGAAGTTTGCAATTGACGCAATCGCAGCACTCCTATTTGCCAGCTTTGCCACTATTGCTTCAACGCTCACTGTTGCCATGAAGTTCCTTACTGACAACTCCAAAGTAGTCGAAGCACTCACG GAAGAGCACGAGACAATATTGAAGAAACGAGAGGGCGTGGACTCTTCAATCACATGGGATGAGTACAAGTCCATGACGTTTACTGCTCAG GTTATGAATGAGATAACTCGAGTGGGTAACGTGGCTCCTGGGATTTTCAGAAAGTCTCTCAAGGATGTCCAAGTGAACG GCTATACAATTCCTGCTGGTTGGCTGGTCATGATCAGCCCAATGGCAGTTCATCTCAACCCTAGATTATTTGAAGATCCACTCACCTTCAACCCATGGAGGTGGCAG GACGACAATAAGAGCACTCTGCTGAGGAACTTCATGCCATTTGGGGGCGGCATAAGGCTCTGCGTTGGGGCAGAGTTCAGCAAAGTCCTGATCGCGCTTTTCCTCCACACCTTGGTGACCAATTATAG ATGGAGGGAAGTCAAAGGAGGCGATGTGCTACGCATCTCAGAGATTGTGTTTCCACAAGGCTACCACATCCAGCTGCTTCCTAGGACCTGA
- the LOC136548182 gene encoding myosin-binding protein 3-like isoform X2 yields MAASAGKLAATLHRRTRRVTSALAYAALEWVLITLLLINGLLAYAIARFADYFGLSPPCLLCSRVDRLFLQAEGGGEAGAARWLRDALCGDHAAEISALGYCLRHRRLAAAGEMCDGCRSEWKEKTSDAAGACTCCKAVVRTSLRELEETRDEHVLEKVTEEVQDDDQGYVLLAQDDHEEDEEEPDEVENQEQEQQSEVEAQQQEDEEMAAVQDESLEFMDQVEDITAIEDDRLVSVVALDEMTIADDSGLHRYVEEGDGMNHVVEDEQDSRDVDIGVVLEEKRMLDSSVATPADVIEDSVMPISPVPCPETLTNPSHPDHNSISQDDGDVPEDTAEIGDSTAEEERIFVPQVQEAISEDDNRTAEVDTNCEVSIGSDICEREQDDHVVPFQDLAAFEEPVAPLSAADDLPLPLEILDPTEQGEVEQEEVTTSMGLDLQPNEQNEIEEDKAPETPTNSAATQRSDRMFLLERKRSLSLSLDGSVASEMEGGEPSTVDQLKSALQAERKALGALYAELEEERNAAAIATNQTMAMINRLQEEKAAMQMEALQYQRMMEEQSEYDQEALQLLNELVTKREREKQELERELELYRQKVQHYEDRERRRTASFKANGVVSPSGSGTSVSSSGEDSDGHSDDYCEHGESPDGGNVQSSSDAALSSMRDQDGTKHLAALDDSLTYFEMERLSILEELKTLEERLFTLEDDDINTSKQATGHSSSDFDLSADGLQSPEYVLTGDKARFGGRASISRGKSLLPLFDAVGDEACDQMPSARVGEAADQADDSATKPVSVLVKEQERLAIIEEVDHVYERLQALEADKEFLRHCIKSLKKGDKGMDLLQEILQHLRDLRNVELHVKNAGDAIAANSA; encoded by the exons ATGGCGGCGTCGGCGGGTAAGCTGGCGGCAACGCTCCACCGGAGGACGCGCAGGGTCACATCCGCGCTGGCGTACGCGGCCCTGGAGTGGGTCCTCATCACGCTGCTCCTGATCAACGGCCTGCTCGCCTACGCCATCGCCAGGTTCGCGGACTACTTCGGCCTCAGCCCGCCGTGCCTCCTCTGCTCCCGCGTCGACCGGCTCTTCCTGCAGGCGGAAGGCGGCGGCGAGGCTGGCGCCGCGCGGTGGCTGCGGGACGCCCTCTGCGGCGACCACGCCGCGGAGATCTCCGCGCTGGGGTACTGCCTCCGCCACCGTCGGCTCGCGGCGGCCGGAGAGATGTGCGACGGCTGCCGGTCCGAGTGGAAGGAGAAGACAAGCGATGCTGCAGGTGCGTGTACCTGCTGCAAAGCTGTCGTACGGACTTCTTTGCGCGAGCTGGAAGAGACGAGGGATGAACATGTCTTGGAGAAGGTAACCGAGGAAGTACAAGATGACGACCAAGGCTATGTTCTGCTGGCTCAAGATGATCACGAAGAGGACGAGGAGGAGCCGGATGAGGTAGAAAACCAAGAACAAGAACAGCAGAGCGAGGTGGAAGCCCAACAGCAAGAAGACGAGGAGATGGCTGCCGTTCAGGATGAATCCTTGGAATTCATGGATCAGGTCGAAGACATCACCGCGATCGAGGACGACCGGTTGGTGTCGGTGGTGGCGCTTGACGAGATGACCATCGCCGATGATTCGGGTCTTCATCGGTATGTTGAAGAGGGGGACGGAATGAATCATGTAGTAGAAGATGAGCAGGATTCGAGGGACGTAGATATCGGAGTGGTTCTGGAGGAGAAGAGGATGTTGGATTCCTCGGTTGCAACGCCGGCTGATGTGATCGAGGACTCTGTCATGCCCATCAGCCCCGTACCTTGTCCTGAGACTTTAACAAACCCATCTCATCCTGATCATAACTCCATTTCCCAAGATGATGGAGATGTTCCTGAAGATACTGCTGAAATTGGCGATTCCACGGCCGAGGAAGAACGCATCTTTGTGCCTCAAG TACAAGAAGCCATTTCTGAAGATGACAACAGAACAGCTGAGGTGGACACGAACTGTGAAGTATCAATCGGAAGCGATATATGCGAACGGGAACAAGATGACCATGTCGTTCCATTTCAAGATTTGGCAGCATTTGAGGAGCCGGTTGCTCCATTGTCAGCTGCTGATGATCTGCCATTGCCATTGGAGATTCTAGACCCAACTGAGCAAG GTGAAGTTGAACAGGAGGAGGTGACGACGAGCATGGGATTAGACCTCCAACCAAACGAACAGAACGAGatcgaagaagacaaagcacctgAGACACCGACGAACAGCGCCGCTACACAACGCTCCGACAGAATGTTTTTGCTCGAGAGGAAACGGTCGCTGTCGCTCTCTCTGGATGGGAGCGTGGCGAGCGAGATGGAAGGCGGCGAGCCTTCCACCGTGGACCAGCTGAAATCGGCGCTGCAGGCCGAGCGGAAGGCGCTGGGCGCGCTGTACGCCGAGCTGGAGGAAGAGCGGAACGCCGCGGCCATCGCGACGAACCAGACGATGGCGATGATCAACCGGCTGCAGGAAGAGAAGGCGGCCATGCAGATGGAGGCGCTGCAGTACCAGCGGATGATGGAGGAGCAGTCAGAGTACGACCAGGAGGCGCTGCAGCTGCTGAACGAGCTGGTCACCAAGCGGGAGAGGGAGAAGCAGGAGCTGGAGAGGGAGCTCGAGCTGTACAGGCAGAAGGTGCAGCACTACGAGGAcagggagaggaggaggacggcgagcTTCAAGGCCAATGGGGTAGTAAGCCCCAGTGGCAGCGGCACTTCCGTGTCCTCCAGCGGCGAGGACAGCGACGGGCACTCCGACGACTACTGCGAGCACGGCGAGTCTCCCGACGGCGGCAACGTTCAGAGCTCATCAGATGCTGCTCTTAGCTCCATGAGGGATCAGGACGGCACCAAGCACCTAGCTGCTCTGGATGACTCCTTGACGTACTTTGAGATGGAGAGGCTCTCCATCTTGGAGGAGCTCAAGACGTTGGAGGAGAGACTCTTCACATTGGAAGACGATGATATCAACACCAGCAAACAAGCTACTGGCCATTCTTCGAGTGATTTCGATTTGTCGGCCGATGGCCTTCAGTCGCCTGAGTATGTTCTCACCGGTGACAAGGCAAGGTTCGGAGGAAGGGCCTCTATCAGTAGAGGGAAGAGCCTTCTGCCTCTGTTCGATGCAGTCGGCGACGAGGCCTGTGATCAAATGCCATCTGCAAGAGTAGGAGAGGCAGCAGATCAAGCTGATGATTCGGCAACAAAGCCAGTATCGGTGCTTGtcaaagagcaggagaggctggcAATCATAGAGGAGGTTGATCATGTCTATGAAAGATTGCAGGCGCTGGAGGCGGACAAGGAATTCCTGAGGCACTGCATCAAGTCCCTGAAGAAAGGAGACAAGGGCATGGACCTTCTCCAGGAGATTTTGCAGCATCTTCGTGATCTCCGCAATGTGGAGCTTCACGTCAAGAATGCTGGTGATGCCATAGCTGCAAATTCAGCGTAG
- the LOC136548182 gene encoding myosin-binding protein 3-like isoform X1 yields the protein MAASAGKLAATLHRRTRRVTSALAYAALEWVLITLLLINGLLAYAIARFADYFGLSPPCLLCSRVDRLFLQAEGGGEAGAARWLRDALCGDHAAEISALGYCLRHRRLAAAGEMCDGCRSEWKEKTSDAAGACTCCKAVVRTSLRELEETRDEHVLEKVTEEVQDDDQGYVLLAQDDHEEDEEEPDEVENQEQEQQSEVEAQQQEDEEMAAVQDESLEFMDQVEDITAIEDDRLVSVVALDEMTIADDSGLHRYVEEGDGMNHVVEDEQDSRDVDIGVVLEEKRMLDSSVATPADVIEDSVMPISPVPCPETLTNPSHPDHNSISQDDGDVPEDTAEIGDSTAEEERIFVPQVQEAISEDDNRTAEVDTNCEVSIGSDICEREQDDHVVPFQDLAAFEEPVAPLSAADDLPLPLEILDPTEQETGEVEQEEVTTSMGLDLQPNEQNEIEEDKAPETPTNSAATQRSDRMFLLERKRSLSLSLDGSVASEMEGGEPSTVDQLKSALQAERKALGALYAELEEERNAAAIATNQTMAMINRLQEEKAAMQMEALQYQRMMEEQSEYDQEALQLLNELVTKREREKQELERELELYRQKVQHYEDRERRRTASFKANGVVSPSGSGTSVSSSGEDSDGHSDDYCEHGESPDGGNVQSSSDAALSSMRDQDGTKHLAALDDSLTYFEMERLSILEELKTLEERLFTLEDDDINTSKQATGHSSSDFDLSADGLQSPEYVLTGDKARFGGRASISRGKSLLPLFDAVGDEACDQMPSARVGEAADQADDSATKPVSVLVKEQERLAIIEEVDHVYERLQALEADKEFLRHCIKSLKKGDKGMDLLQEILQHLRDLRNVELHVKNAGDAIAANSA from the exons ATGGCGGCGTCGGCGGGTAAGCTGGCGGCAACGCTCCACCGGAGGACGCGCAGGGTCACATCCGCGCTGGCGTACGCGGCCCTGGAGTGGGTCCTCATCACGCTGCTCCTGATCAACGGCCTGCTCGCCTACGCCATCGCCAGGTTCGCGGACTACTTCGGCCTCAGCCCGCCGTGCCTCCTCTGCTCCCGCGTCGACCGGCTCTTCCTGCAGGCGGAAGGCGGCGGCGAGGCTGGCGCCGCGCGGTGGCTGCGGGACGCCCTCTGCGGCGACCACGCCGCGGAGATCTCCGCGCTGGGGTACTGCCTCCGCCACCGTCGGCTCGCGGCGGCCGGAGAGATGTGCGACGGCTGCCGGTCCGAGTGGAAGGAGAAGACAAGCGATGCTGCAGGTGCGTGTACCTGCTGCAAAGCTGTCGTACGGACTTCTTTGCGCGAGCTGGAAGAGACGAGGGATGAACATGTCTTGGAGAAGGTAACCGAGGAAGTACAAGATGACGACCAAGGCTATGTTCTGCTGGCTCAAGATGATCACGAAGAGGACGAGGAGGAGCCGGATGAGGTAGAAAACCAAGAACAAGAACAGCAGAGCGAGGTGGAAGCCCAACAGCAAGAAGACGAGGAGATGGCTGCCGTTCAGGATGAATCCTTGGAATTCATGGATCAGGTCGAAGACATCACCGCGATCGAGGACGACCGGTTGGTGTCGGTGGTGGCGCTTGACGAGATGACCATCGCCGATGATTCGGGTCTTCATCGGTATGTTGAAGAGGGGGACGGAATGAATCATGTAGTAGAAGATGAGCAGGATTCGAGGGACGTAGATATCGGAGTGGTTCTGGAGGAGAAGAGGATGTTGGATTCCTCGGTTGCAACGCCGGCTGATGTGATCGAGGACTCTGTCATGCCCATCAGCCCCGTACCTTGTCCTGAGACTTTAACAAACCCATCTCATCCTGATCATAACTCCATTTCCCAAGATGATGGAGATGTTCCTGAAGATACTGCTGAAATTGGCGATTCCACGGCCGAGGAAGAACGCATCTTTGTGCCTCAAG TACAAGAAGCCATTTCTGAAGATGACAACAGAACAGCTGAGGTGGACACGAACTGTGAAGTATCAATCGGAAGCGATATATGCGAACGGGAACAAGATGACCATGTCGTTCCATTTCAAGATTTGGCAGCATTTGAGGAGCCGGTTGCTCCATTGTCAGCTGCTGATGATCTGCCATTGCCATTGGAGATTCTAGACCCAACTGAGCAAG AAACAGGTGAAGTTGAACAGGAGGAGGTGACGACGAGCATGGGATTAGACCTCCAACCAAACGAACAGAACGAGatcgaagaagacaaagcacctgAGACACCGACGAACAGCGCCGCTACACAACGCTCCGACAGAATGTTTTTGCTCGAGAGGAAACGGTCGCTGTCGCTCTCTCTGGATGGGAGCGTGGCGAGCGAGATGGAAGGCGGCGAGCCTTCCACCGTGGACCAGCTGAAATCGGCGCTGCAGGCCGAGCGGAAGGCGCTGGGCGCGCTGTACGCCGAGCTGGAGGAAGAGCGGAACGCCGCGGCCATCGCGACGAACCAGACGATGGCGATGATCAACCGGCTGCAGGAAGAGAAGGCGGCCATGCAGATGGAGGCGCTGCAGTACCAGCGGATGATGGAGGAGCAGTCAGAGTACGACCAGGAGGCGCTGCAGCTGCTGAACGAGCTGGTCACCAAGCGGGAGAGGGAGAAGCAGGAGCTGGAGAGGGAGCTCGAGCTGTACAGGCAGAAGGTGCAGCACTACGAGGAcagggagaggaggaggacggcgagcTTCAAGGCCAATGGGGTAGTAAGCCCCAGTGGCAGCGGCACTTCCGTGTCCTCCAGCGGCGAGGACAGCGACGGGCACTCCGACGACTACTGCGAGCACGGCGAGTCTCCCGACGGCGGCAACGTTCAGAGCTCATCAGATGCTGCTCTTAGCTCCATGAGGGATCAGGACGGCACCAAGCACCTAGCTGCTCTGGATGACTCCTTGACGTACTTTGAGATGGAGAGGCTCTCCATCTTGGAGGAGCTCAAGACGTTGGAGGAGAGACTCTTCACATTGGAAGACGATGATATCAACACCAGCAAACAAGCTACTGGCCATTCTTCGAGTGATTTCGATTTGTCGGCCGATGGCCTTCAGTCGCCTGAGTATGTTCTCACCGGTGACAAGGCAAGGTTCGGAGGAAGGGCCTCTATCAGTAGAGGGAAGAGCCTTCTGCCTCTGTTCGATGCAGTCGGCGACGAGGCCTGTGATCAAATGCCATCTGCAAGAGTAGGAGAGGCAGCAGATCAAGCTGATGATTCGGCAACAAAGCCAGTATCGGTGCTTGtcaaagagcaggagaggctggcAATCATAGAGGAGGTTGATCATGTCTATGAAAGATTGCAGGCGCTGGAGGCGGACAAGGAATTCCTGAGGCACTGCATCAAGTCCCTGAAGAAAGGAGACAAGGGCATGGACCTTCTCCAGGAGATTTTGCAGCATCTTCGTGATCTCCGCAATGTGGAGCTTCACGTCAAGAATGCTGGTGATGCCATAGCTGCAAATTCAGCGTAG